A single Prevotella sp. E15-22 DNA region contains:
- a CDS encoding YhcH/YjgK/YiaL family protein, whose amino-acid sequence MIIDTLDNLEKYTGVHPLFAEVVAFLKENDLEKMADGKYPIKGEDVFLNLTTTPGKAPDEAVLETHVKMIDVQIPIDGPETYGHTPLAHLPEAAYDKDKDISFYPDLMAENFIDCQPGMFAVFFPQDGHAPCISMFPQIRKAIFKIKV is encoded by the coding sequence ATGATTATTGACACACTGGACAATCTTGAGAAATATACTGGCGTACACCCTCTCTTTGCCGAGGTTGTGGCTTTCCTGAAGGAAAACGATCTTGAAAAGATGGCGGATGGGAAATATCCGATAAAAGGGGAGGATGTGTTCTTGAACTTGACAACGACTCCAGGAAAGGCTCCTGATGAGGCTGTGTTGGAAACGCATGTGAAGATGATTGATGTTCAGATACCTATTGACGGACCGGAAACTTATGGACATACACCTTTAGCACATTTGCCGGAGGCAGCATATGATAAAGACAAAGATATCTCTTTTTATCCAGACTTGATGGCTGAGAATTTTATTGATTGTCAACCTGGCATGTTTGCTGTGTTCTTTCCGCAGGATGGACATGCGCCTTGTATTTCCATGTTCCCACAAATTAGGAAGGCTATATTTAAAATAAAGGTATAA
- a CDS encoding phosphatidylinositol-4-phosphate 5-kinase, with translation MKLTPYIFSIALLALSMNVQAQKITLGSCVTKDGGDYNGEMTAGKPHGKGKTVWKNGNLYEGEYVKGKREGYGIYTFTDGERYEGQWMQDHQHGQGTFYFQNNNKYVGLWFKDYQQGHGVMYYFNGDVYSGNWHEDMREGKGKYVFSGGAYYDGQWQHDKKNGKGFYDWADGSTYDGEWKDNQRNGKGVYKYADGDVYVGQWLNDVQHGKGIYRFQNGDIYEGDYQNGRRSGMGIFKFANGDRYNGQFLNGDKHGQGTVVWANGNTYTGQWRADAPNGHGKLTTKAGDVVEGEFKNGQPEGECIGHMADGSKFKAMFKNGVKNGKAIEENRDGKRFEGNYTDGKRDGAFVEKDRNGNIVAKGTYNNGYRKVE, from the coding sequence ATTACGCTTGGCTCATGTGTGACAAAGGATGGAGGAGATTATAATGGAGAAATGACTGCCGGAAAACCTCATGGAAAGGGTAAAACGGTGTGGAAAAACGGTAACCTGTATGAGGGTGAGTATGTGAAAGGCAAGCGCGAGGGATATGGTATTTATACCTTTACCGATGGCGAACGCTATGAAGGCCAATGGATGCAGGATCACCAGCATGGACAGGGCACGTTTTATTTCCAGAATAACAATAAGTATGTCGGACTCTGGTTTAAGGATTATCAGCAGGGTCATGGCGTGATGTACTATTTTAATGGTGATGTGTATTCGGGCAACTGGCACGAGGATATGCGTGAGGGCAAGGGAAAATATGTGTTCTCGGGGGGCGCTTATTATGATGGTCAGTGGCAGCATGACAAGAAGAATGGTAAGGGCTTTTATGATTGGGCTGATGGCTCTACTTATGATGGTGAGTGGAAGGATAATCAGCGCAATGGTAAGGGCGTCTATAAATATGCTGATGGTGATGTGTATGTGGGCCAGTGGCTGAATGATGTCCAACATGGAAAGGGTATCTATCGATTCCAGAATGGTGATATTTACGAGGGTGACTATCAGAATGGTAGACGTTCGGGTATGGGCATCTTTAAGTTTGCTAATGGCGACCGCTATAATGGTCAGTTCCTGAATGGTGATAAGCATGGACAAGGTACCGTAGTATGGGCAAATGGCAATACATACACTGGTCAATGGCGAGCCGATGCACCTAATGGTCACGGTAAACTCACTACTAAAGCTGGTGACGTGGTCGAGGGAGAGTTTAAGAATGGTCAGCCTGAGGGCGAGTGTATCGGTCATATGGCTGATGGCTCTAAATTCAAGGCGATGTTTAAGAATGGCGTGAAGAACGGAAAGGCCATTGAGGAGAATAGGGACGGAAAGCGTTTTGAGGGTAATTATACCGACGGAAAACGTGATGGCGCGTTCGTAGAGAAGGATCGCAATGGTAATATAGTGGCCAAGGGTACTTATAACAATGGCTATCGTAAGGTGGAATAA
- a CDS encoding alpha amylase C-terminal domain-containing protein, which produces MAATKKTTKKAEVQPKHIGLVQNDSWLEPFEEAIRGRHDHAVWKLNQLTRNGKKSLKDFAAGHLYFGLHKLLRGWVFREWAPNATEIYLIGDFNNWQEDEKFKCKRIEGTGNWELKLRERDLKHGQLYKMKVKWNGGEGERIPAWCRRVVQDEKTNIFSAQVWDPAKKYDFKKKNFKPKKSPLLIYECHVGMGQDAEKVGTYNEFRENVLPRVIKDGYNCIQVMAIQEHPYYGSFGYHVSSFFAPSSRFGTPEELKQLIDEAHKNGVAVIMDIVHSHAVKNEVEGLGNLAGDPNQFFYPGDRHEHPAWDSLCFDYGKDEVMHFLLSNCRYWLEEFQFDGFRFDGVTSMLYYSHGLGEAFCGYGDYFNGGQDDNAICYLTLANKLIHEVNPNAITIAEEVSGMPGLAAKFEDGGYGFDYRMAMNIPDYWIKTIKEQPDENWKPSSIFWEVKNRRPDEKTISYCESHDQALVGDKTIIFRLIDADMYWHFAKKDVNGVAERGIALHKMIRLVTLAAINGGYLNFMGNEFGHPEWIDFPREGNGWSYKYARRQWNLVDNKDLCYHWLGDFDREMIKVVKGVRNFQDKPVVEIWHNDGDQVLAFMRGDLLFVFNFSPTQSFTDYGFLVPTGSYDVVLNTDSKDFGGFGFADDSVTHFTNYDPLYVNDRKEWLKLYIPARSAVVLKKN; this is translated from the coding sequence ATGGCAGCAACAAAGAAAACCACAAAGAAGGCTGAAGTACAGCCAAAGCACATTGGTCTTGTGCAGAATGATTCGTGGCTTGAGCCATTTGAGGAGGCTATCCGTGGACGTCATGACCATGCGGTGTGGAAGTTGAATCAACTGACACGTAATGGCAAGAAATCTTTAAAGGATTTTGCGGCCGGACATCTTTATTTTGGATTACATAAACTGCTGCGTGGATGGGTGTTCCGTGAGTGGGCCCCTAATGCTACGGAGATTTATCTGATTGGTGATTTTAATAATTGGCAAGAGGATGAGAAGTTTAAATGTAAGCGTATTGAGGGTACTGGTAACTGGGAACTGAAGTTGCGCGAACGCGACCTGAAGCACGGTCAACTTTACAAGATGAAGGTAAAGTGGAACGGTGGCGAGGGCGAGCGTATTCCGGCTTGGTGTCGCCGCGTTGTGCAGGACGAAAAGACGAACATCTTTTCTGCTCAGGTATGGGACCCTGCTAAGAAATATGATTTCAAAAAGAAGAACTTCAAACCAAAGAAAAGTCCGTTGCTTATCTACGAGTGCCATGTAGGCATGGGACAGGATGCGGAGAAGGTGGGCACATACAATGAGTTCCGTGAGAATGTGTTGCCTCGTGTCATCAAGGATGGTTATAATTGCATTCAGGTGATGGCTATTCAGGAGCATCCTTACTATGGTTCTTTCGGTTATCATGTGTCATCTTTCTTTGCGCCAAGTAGTAGGTTTGGAACGCCTGAAGAACTGAAACAGCTCATTGATGAGGCTCATAAGAATGGTGTGGCGGTGATTATGGATATTGTTCATTCGCATGCCGTGAAGAACGAGGTGGAGGGATTAGGCAACTTAGCAGGTGATCCCAATCAATTCTTCTATCCTGGCGACCGTCATGAGCATCCGGCTTGGGACTCTCTCTGTTTTGACTATGGTAAGGACGAAGTGATGCACTTCCTCTTGTCTAACTGTCGTTATTGGTTGGAGGAATTCCAGTTTGACGGCTTCCGTTTTGATGGTGTTACTTCTATGTTGTACTATAGTCATGGACTAGGCGAGGCCTTCTGTGGTTATGGTGATTACTTCAATGGTGGTCAGGATGATAACGCGATTTGCTATTTGACATTAGCAAACAAGTTGATTCATGAGGTGAATCCGAATGCGATAACCATTGCCGAAGAGGTAAGTGGAATGCCGGGTCTGGCAGCGAAGTTTGAGGATGGAGGATATGGATTTGACTATCGCATGGCGATGAATATTCCTGACTACTGGATTAAGACTATCAAGGAGCAGCCTGATGAGAACTGGAAGCCATCAAGTATTTTCTGGGAGGTGAAGAACCGTCGTCCTGACGAAAAGACCATTAGTTACTGTGAAAGTCATGACCAAGCATTGGTCGGTGATAAGACCATCATCTTCCGACTGATTGATGCTGATATGTACTGGCATTTTGCCAAGAAGGATGTGAATGGGGTGGCCGAGCGAGGAATTGCTTTGCATAAGATGATTCGCTTGGTTACTTTGGCAGCTATTAATGGTGGCTATCTGAACTTCATGGGTAATGAATTCGGTCACCCAGAGTGGATTGATTTCCCTCGCGAAGGTAATGGCTGGAGTTACAAATACGCTCGTCGCCAGTGGAACCTTGTGGATAATAAGGATCTGTGTTATCATTGGCTGGGTGACTTTGACCGTGAGATGATTAAGGTGGTTAAAGGGGTGCGTAACTTCCAGGACAAGCCTGTGGTGGAAATCTGGCACAACGATGGTGATCAGGTCTTGGCCTTTATGCGTGGTGACCTCTTGTTTGTGTTCAACTTCTCGCCGACACAATCATTTACGGATTATGGTTTTCTTGTGCCTACAGGTAGTTATGACGTGGTGCTTAATACAGACTCGAAGGACTTCGGTGGTTTTGGTTTTGCCGATGATAGTGTGACTCACTTTACGAATTACGATCCGCTTTATGTGAACGATCGCAAAGAGTGGCTTAAATTGTATATTCCAGCACGTTCTGCTGTGGTTCTTAAGAAGAACTGA